Proteins from a genomic interval of Haemophilus parainfluenzae T3T1:
- the purR gene encoding HTH-type transcriptional repressor PurR codes for MATIKDVAKMAGVSTTTVSHVINKTRFVAKETEEAVMQAIKSLKYSPSAVARSLKVNTTKSIGMIVTTSESPYFAEIIHAVEDHCYRQGYSLFLCNTQNDPEKIKNHVEMLAKKRVDGLLVMCSEYTQHSLDVLSGFSSLPMVVMDWGPNADTDIIEDNSFTGGYIATKHLIDCGHKAIGLIAGELDKTTARTRYEGFVKAMNEANLPIHENWIMEGFFEPEDGYECMNKILSQDSLPTAVFCCNDVMALGAISAITEKGLRVPDDISIIGYDNIHSSRFYAPPLTTIHQSKSRLGAQAVNLLFERIANKDNDNHEKHRIAIHPELVLRKSVRTLE; via the coding sequence ATGGCAACAATTAAAGATGTCGCGAAAATGGCTGGTGTTTCAACCACCACAGTTTCCCATGTAATTAATAAAACCCGTTTTGTAGCAAAGGAAACCGAAGAGGCGGTGATGCAAGCCATTAAAAGCTTGAAATACTCACCAAGTGCTGTTGCGCGGAGTTTGAAAGTCAATACGACAAAATCTATTGGGATGATTGTTACCACCAGTGAATCCCCTTATTTTGCTGAAATCATTCATGCCGTTGAAGATCATTGTTATCGTCAAGGTTATTCACTTTTTTTGTGTAATACACAAAATGATCCTGAAAAAATTAAAAATCACGTCGAAATGCTCGCCAAAAAACGCGTAGATGGTTTATTGGTGATGTGTTCTGAATATACGCAACATTCACTTGATGTGCTTTCAGGTTTCTCTTCCTTACCTATGGTGGTAATGGATTGGGGCCCTAATGCTGATACCGATATCATTGAAGATAACAGCTTTACGGGCGGTTATATTGCCACTAAGCACTTAATTGATTGTGGTCATAAAGCCATTGGTCTTATTGCGGGGGAATTAGATAAAACCACCGCAAGAACCCGTTATGAAGGTTTTGTGAAAGCCATGAATGAAGCCAATCTGCCAATTCATGAAAATTGGATTATGGAAGGTTTCTTTGAGCCAGAAGACGGTTACGAGTGCATGAACAAGATCCTTTCACAAGACAGCCTACCTACTGCTGTCTTCTGCTGTAATGATGTGATGGCATTAGGTGCAATTTCCGCAATTACGGAAAAAGGCTTGCGCGTGCCTGATGATATTTCGATTATTGGCTATGACAATATTCACTCATCACGTTTCTATGCACCGCCACTCACAACGATTCACCAATCGAAGTCGCGTTTAGGTGCACAGGCAGTGAATCTCTTATTTGAACGTATTGCGAATAAAGATAACGACAATCACGAAAAACATCGTATTGCGATCCATCCAGAATTAGTACTACGAAAATCAGTTCGTACACTTGAATAA